One Qiania dongpingensis genomic window carries:
- the atpF gene encoding F0F1 ATP synthase subunit B — MGAILAAGNFLAASGEEYTRILGLDLQLIHDALLLGVNIFILFFALSYLLFNPVRNMLEKRSEKIRTDLDTAAEDKRTAAGLKTEYEARIKDIDKEAEAILAEARRKALKREEEILENAKAESARIIERAGREAELEKKKALDDMKQEMITIASMMAGKAVEASMDVKIQDELIERTLKEIGDDTWQS, encoded by the coding sequence TTGGGAGCGATATTGGCAGCGGGGAATTTTCTGGCGGCCAGCGGGGAAGAGTATACCAGGATTCTGGGGCTTGACCTGCAGCTGATCCATGACGCCCTGCTTTTGGGCGTCAACATTTTCATCCTGTTTTTCGCCTTGTCATATCTGCTTTTTAATCCGGTCCGCAATATGCTGGAGAAGCGTTCGGAGAAGATCCGGACGGATCTGGATACTGCCGCGGAGGACAAAAGGACGGCGGCGGGGCTGAAGACCGAATATGAAGCAAGGATAAAGGATATCGACAAGGAAGCAGAAGCGATTCTGGCGGAGGCCAGAAGGAAGGCATTAAAACGGGAAGAAGAGATTCTGGAAAACGCCAAAGCAGAATCAGCCCGCATTATTGAAAGGGCCGGCCGCGAGGCGGAGCTGGAAAAGAAAAAGGCCCTGGATGATATGAAGCAGGAAATGATAACCATTGCGTCCATGATGGCCGGAAAGGCCGTGGAGGCATCCATGGATGTGAAGATCCAGGATGAGCTGATAGAAAGGACGTTAAAGGAAATAGGTGATGACACATGGCAAAGCTGA
- the atpA gene encoding F0F1 ATP synthase subunit alpha encodes MNLRPEEISSVIKEQIERYSSRLEVSDVGTVIQVADGIARIHGLEKAMQGELLEFPGEVYGMVLNLEEDNVGAVLLGDQRNIAEGDTVKTTGRVVEVPVGDGMLGRVVNALGQPIDGKGPIHADRYRQIERVAPGVITRKSVDTPLQTGIKAIDAMVPIGRGQRELIIGDRQTGKTALAIDTIINQRGKGVYCIYVAIGQKASTVAGIVKTLEEYQAMDYTTVVAATASEMAPLQYIAPYSGCAIGEEWMEAGKDVLVVYDDLSKHATAYRTLSLLLRRPPGREAYPGDVFYLHSRLLERAARLSDELGGGSLTALPIIETQAGDVSAYIPTNVISITDGQIYLETEMFNAGFRPAINAGLSVSRVGGAAQIKAIKKIAAPIRVELAQFRELAAFSQFGSELDADTKEKLAQGERIREVLKQPQYQPMGVEYQVIIIYAATKKYLLDIPVDEILRFEKELFEFVDTKYPELPEAIRREKALSPELEEKLAKAVSEFKEQFELR; translated from the coding sequence ATGAATTTAAGACCGGAAGAAATCAGCTCTGTCATCAAAGAGCAGATTGAGAGATATTCCTCCCGCCTGGAGGTGTCCGACGTGGGCACGGTCATCCAGGTCGCAGACGGAATCGCACGTATCCACGGCCTTGAAAAAGCAATGCAGGGCGAGCTTCTGGAATTTCCAGGAGAGGTTTATGGCATGGTCCTCAATCTGGAAGAGGACAATGTGGGCGCCGTGCTTCTGGGGGACCAGAGAAACATTGCGGAAGGGGATACAGTAAAGACCACCGGCAGGGTAGTTGAAGTGCCTGTGGGAGACGGAATGCTGGGGCGTGTCGTGAATGCCCTTGGCCAGCCCATCGATGGGAAGGGCCCTATCCATGCGGACAGATACCGCCAGATTGAGCGTGTGGCGCCCGGCGTCATCACCAGGAAATCGGTGGATACCCCTCTTCAGACAGGGATCAAGGCCATTGACGCCATGGTGCCCATCGGAAGAGGACAGCGTGAGCTGATCATAGGAGACAGGCAGACGGGTAAGACCGCTCTTGCCATTGATACCATTATCAATCAAAGGGGAAAAGGCGTATACTGCATCTACGTGGCGATCGGGCAGAAGGCGTCTACGGTTGCGGGAATCGTGAAGACCCTGGAAGAATATCAGGCTATGGATTATACCACGGTAGTGGCGGCGACGGCCAGTGAAATGGCGCCGTTACAGTATATTGCGCCCTACTCCGGCTGTGCCATCGGTGAGGAATGGATGGAAGCCGGCAAGGATGTGCTGGTGGTATATGACGACTTGTCGAAGCATGCGACGGCATACCGGACGCTTTCCCTGCTTCTGCGCAGGCCGCCGGGACGAGAAGCCTATCCAGGCGATGTATTCTATCTGCACTCCAGGCTTCTGGAGCGGGCGGCCAGGCTGTCCGACGAACTGGGAGGAGGTTCCCTTACGGCGCTTCCCATTATTGAAACTCAGGCCGGCGACGTATCGGCGTATATTCCCACAAATGTGATTTCCATCACCGACGGCCAGATTTATCTGGAAACGGAGATGTTCAACGCGGGATTCCGCCCCGCCATCAATGCGGGTCTTTCTGTGTCACGAGTGGGCGGCGCGGCGCAGATAAAGGCGATCAAGAAGATCGCAGCGCCCATCCGTGTGGAGCTGGCCCAGTTCCGTGAGCTGGCGGCGTTCTCACAGTTCGGTTCTGAGCTGGATGCAGACACCAAGGAAAAGCTGGCCCAGGGCGAGCGTATCCGGGAGGTTCTCAAGCAGCCGCAGTATCAGCCCATGGGCGTGGAATATCAGGTGATCATCATTTACGCGGCGACTAAGAAGTATCTGCTGGATATCCCGGTGGATGAGATCCTGCGTTTTGAAAAAGAATTGTTTGAATTTGTGGATACAAAATATCCGGAGCTTCCTGAAGCTATCCGGAGGGAGAAGGCGCTTTCTCCGGAACTGGAGGAAAAACTGGCCAAGGCTGTTTCTGAATTTAAGGAACAGTTTGAACTGAGGTGA
- a CDS encoding DUF1858 domain-containing protein, translating into MAQVTKDTLIGEALRMDQGIAPVLMGAGMHCIGCPSAQGESLAEAAMVHGIDADQLVNAVNEYLAAKAQ; encoded by the coding sequence ATGGCTCAGGTGACAAAGGATACGTTAATCGGCGAAGCTCTTCGCATGGACCAGGGGATTGCTCCGGTTTTAATGGGCGCGGGCATGCACTGCATCGGCTGCCCTTCTGCGCAGGGAGAATCTCTGGCGGAGGCTGCAATGGTACATGGCATTGATGCGGACCAGCTGGTAAATGCAGTAAATGAATATTTAGCGGCGAAAGCCCAGTGA
- a CDS encoding adaptor protein MecA, producing the protein MKIEKISDNQIRCTLDSSDLTDRQLNLGELAYGSDKARRLFREMMQQAFNDFGFEAEDNPLMVEAIPLSGDSIMLIITKVDDPEELDTRFAKFAPSSAEDETDYDDNLSEPGLEGAVKLDSTEEATSSPAPEPADKTRVFQFSTLESVSQASQVLGDSFDGYNSLYRNPSSRDYLLVISQQGYAEEAFVRVLNTLSEFGTRKKNTYATEAYFQEHYDIIIEGTALQILQAL; encoded by the coding sequence TTGAAAATAGAAAAAATCAGTGACAACCAGATACGCTGCACGCTGGACAGCAGCGACCTCACGGACCGGCAGCTGAATCTGGGCGAGCTGGCCTATGGCAGCGACAAAGCCAGACGCCTGTTCCGGGAAATGATGCAGCAGGCCTTCAACGATTTTGGCTTTGAGGCGGAAGACAACCCGCTCATGGTGGAAGCGATTCCCCTTTCCGGAGACAGCATCATGCTGATCATCACCAAGGTAGACGATCCGGAAGAGCTGGATACCAGGTTTGCCAAGTTCGCCCCGTCCTCCGCAGAGGACGAAACGGATTATGATGACAATTTATCGGAGCCCGGACTGGAAGGCGCTGTTAAGCTGGACAGCACAGAGGAGGCCACCAGTTCTCCCGCACCCGAGCCGGCAGACAAGACGCGGGTGTTCCAATTCTCCACTCTGGAGTCCGTCTCCCAGGCCTCTCAGGTCCTCGGGGACAGTTTTGACGGTTATAATTCTCTGTACCGGAATCCTTCTTCCAGAGATTACCTCCTGGTCATCAGCCAGCAGGGTTATGCGGAAGAGGCGTTCGTCCGGGTTCTCAATACACTGTCGGAATTCGGGACCAGGAAGAAAAACACCTATGCGACCGAAGCCTATTTCCAGGAACACTACGATATCATCATTGAGGGAACGGCGCTGCAGATTCTGCAGGCGCTTTAA
- a CDS encoding N-acetylmuramoyl-L-alanine amidase produces MGICLLLAVFMLTGPLAGIWKKAGGTEVSGESGKLPVIVLDAGHGGDDPGKVGINNALEKEINLAVTLKVKALLEKEGVAEKVILTREDDNGLYNSGDSNKKVADLNKRCEIIEKNKADFVVSIHQNSYSDGAIQGAQVFYYKSSEKGKQLAEAIQNSFNQTISSNKKRSAKANGDYYMLLHVSCPIVIAECGFLSNWDEAEKLTSEEYQEQVAEAVCQGILNYLKE; encoded by the coding sequence ATGGGTATCTGTCTGCTGCTGGCGGTCTTCATGCTGACAGGCCCTTTGGCGGGAATCTGGAAAAAAGCGGGAGGTACGGAGGTGTCCGGCGAGAGCGGGAAGCTGCCGGTTATTGTACTGGATGCCGGACATGGGGGCGATGACCCAGGCAAGGTGGGCATCAACAACGCTCTGGAAAAAGAAATCAATCTGGCTGTCACTCTGAAGGTAAAAGCCCTTTTGGAGAAAGAAGGAGTGGCTGAGAAGGTCATTCTCACCAGGGAGGACGACAACGGTCTTTACAATTCCGGAGACAGCAATAAGAAGGTGGCGGATCTTAACAAGCGATGCGAGATCATTGAAAAGAATAAGGCGGATTTTGTGGTCAGCATCCATCAGAACAGTTACAGTGACGGAGCCATTCAGGGAGCGCAGGTCTTCTATTATAAAAGCTCCGAGAAAGGGAAACAGCTGGCGGAAGCCATCCAAAACAGCTTTAACCAGACGATCAGCAGCAATAAAAAACGTTCGGCTAAGGCCAACGGGGATTATTATATGCTGCTTCATGTATCCTGCCCCATCGTTATCGCGGAATGTGGATTTTTGAGCAACTGGGACGAGGCAGAGAAGCTGACCTCGGAGGAATATCAGGAACAAGTGGCGGAAGCAGTGTGTCAGGGAATTCTGAACTATTTGAAAGAGTAG
- a CDS encoding arsenate reductase/protein-tyrosine-phosphatase family protein: MARVKKIMFVCTDNTCLSNMAAAVFEGIRGEREISVASRGLVVLFPEPINQKTVAILKSHHLELLEEEAKPLERKDFIPGTLVLTMTAAEKHQVKERFPEMPNIFTLREFTGQEGDIVEPLGGTLADYGACYEHIDLLTKVAAEIIFKEETENDSVGM; this comes from the coding sequence ATGGCAAGGGTGAAGAAAATTATGTTTGTCTGTACGGACAACACCTGCCTGAGTAATATGGCCGCGGCTGTATTTGAGGGCATCCGGGGAGAAAGAGAGATCAGCGTGGCCTCCAGGGGCCTGGTGGTCTTATTTCCGGAACCCATCAACCAAAAAACCGTCGCGATCTTAAAAAGCCACCATCTGGAGCTTCTGGAGGAAGAAGCGAAGCCCCTGGAGCGGAAGGATTTTATTCCGGGCACCCTGGTGCTTACCATGACTGCGGCTGAAAAGCATCAGGTGAAAGAGCGATTCCCGGAGATGCCCAATATTTTCACGCTGAGGGAGTTTACCGGCCAGGAAGGAGATATTGTTGAACCTTTGGGCGGTACTTTGGCCGATTATGGGGCATGCTATGAACATATAGACCTATTGACAAAAGTTGCAGCAGAAATAATATTCAAGGAGGAGACCGAGAATGATAGCGTTGGGATGTGA
- a CDS encoding AtpZ/AtpI family protein: protein MKKRHRELVRCLALVSQLGITMLTPVILCVLLGVWLDKKFSTYFTLPLLLLGILAGARSAYLLAKKAVRPDEEDGEEEDDD from the coding sequence ATGAAAAAAAGGCATCGGGAACTGGTGCGCTGCCTGGCTCTGGTGAGCCAGCTCGGCATTACCATGCTTACGCCGGTCATCCTGTGCGTGCTTTTGGGCGTATGGCTGGATAAAAAGTTTTCTACGTATTTTACCCTGCCGCTTCTGCTCCTCGGAATACTGGCCGGGGCGAGAAGCGCGTATCTTCTGGCCAAGAAAGCGGTCAGGCCGGACGAAGAGGACGGCGAGGAGGAAGACGATGATTAA
- a CDS encoding ATP synthase subunit I → MIKYAGQVVKEVVLGILLWGILGLAVILIFWGAQVRILLGFLLGVLMAAGYFLHMSVTLETSIDMMEEKTAKNHAFRSYIIRVAAGAFVLLAAWSSGWFDMLAILAGLFTLKLGVYLRPLIHKAFCRFGKDLDSEG, encoded by the coding sequence ATGATTAAATACGCCGGCCAGGTGGTCAAAGAAGTGGTCCTCGGTATACTTCTCTGGGGAATACTGGGACTTGCCGTGATTTTGATATTTTGGGGAGCGCAGGTTAGAATTCTTTTAGGATTCTTATTGGGAGTCCTGATGGCGGCCGGTTATTTCCTTCATATGAGCGTCACTCTGGAGACCTCCATTGATATGATGGAGGAAAAGACCGCGAAGAACCATGCGTTCCGGTCTTATATAATACGAGTCGCTGCAGGGGCTTTCGTTCTTTTAGCCGCCTGGAGCTCAGGCTGGTTTGATATGCTGGCGATTCTGGCAGGCCTGTTCACACTTAAGCTGGGGGTATATTTGAGACCGCTCATCCATAAGGCTTTCTGCCGTTTCGGAAAAGATTTGGATTCCGAAGGCTGA
- the rpiB gene encoding ribose 5-phosphate isomerase B: MIALGCDHGGYELKQEIIAYLEKNHLEYKDFGCFSKEAVDYPEYAKLVGHAVAGGECEKGILICGTGIGISITANKIKGVRAALCSDCFSAEATRLHNDANILAMGGRVVGAGLALKIVDIFLNTPFSGDERHARRISKIED, encoded by the coding sequence ATGATAGCGTTGGGATGTGACCATGGAGGATATGAACTGAAGCAGGAAATTATCGCCTATTTGGAGAAGAACCATCTGGAATATAAGGACTTTGGATGTTTTAGCAAAGAAGCAGTGGATTATCCGGAGTACGCGAAGCTGGTGGGCCATGCGGTGGCCGGCGGAGAATGTGAAAAAGGAATCCTGATCTGCGGGACAGGCATCGGTATCTCAATTACTGCCAATAAGATCAAGGGAGTCCGCGCGGCCCTTTGTTCGGACTGCTTCAGCGCAGAAGCGACAAGACTTCACAATGATGCGAATATATTGGCGATGGGTGGCCGCGTAGTAGGAGCCGGGCTGGCCCTTAAGATCGTGGACATTTTCTTAAACACGCCGTTTTCCGGTGATGAACGCCACGCCAGACGGATCAGCAAGATCGAAGACTGA
- a CDS encoding L-threonylcarbamoyladenylate synthase: MITKVVKIDESNISREAVREAGRILAGGGLVAFPTETVYGLGANGLDARAAAKIYEAKGRPSDNPLILHIARMEELEPLAAEIPEEARALASAFWPGPMTMILKKTAAVPYETTGGLDTVAVRMPSHPVANGIISAAGVPIAAPSANKSGRPSPTKASHVIEDMDGRIDMIVDGGEVGIGLESTIIDMSEGIPTVLRPGYITMDMIRRITGRVELDKASMGQMAPGVHPKAPGMKYRHYAPKAELTIFRGRPEISAAAISSALKKAASEGKKAGVICTEESIGLYESPVKKCVGSRRNPETIAHNLYDVLRAFDEEQVDCIFSESFEDYPLSGAIMNRLIKAAGHRIVECQE, translated from the coding sequence ATGATTACAAAAGTGGTGAAAATAGACGAATCCAATATAAGCCGGGAGGCTGTCCGGGAAGCGGGCCGCATCCTGGCGGGCGGAGGGCTTGTGGCCTTCCCCACGGAAACGGTGTACGGCCTGGGGGCGAATGGGCTGGATGCCAGAGCCGCGGCGAAGATATATGAGGCGAAAGGACGTCCTTCTGACAATCCGCTGATCCTCCATATCGCCCGTATGGAGGAGCTGGAACCTTTGGCGGCCGAGATACCGGAGGAAGCCAGGGCGCTGGCTTCGGCTTTTTGGCCCGGTCCCATGACGATGATATTGAAAAAGACGGCGGCTGTGCCGTATGAAACCACCGGCGGTTTGGATACGGTGGCCGTTCGTATGCCCAGCCATCCTGTAGCAAACGGCATTATCTCGGCAGCGGGCGTGCCCATCGCGGCGCCCAGCGCCAATAAATCCGGCCGGCCGAGTCCTACGAAAGCATCCCATGTTATAGAAGATATGGATGGGAGGATTGATATGATCGTGGACGGCGGAGAGGTGGGAATCGGACTGGAATCTACGATTATAGATATGTCTGAAGGAATTCCTACGGTGCTGCGTCCTGGGTATATCACCATGGATATGATACGCCGTATTACCGGAAGAGTAGAATTGGATAAGGCCAGTATGGGACAGATGGCGCCGGGAGTCCACCCTAAGGCGCCGGGCATGAAATACCGGCATTATGCGCCGAAAGCGGAACTGACCATTTTTCGGGGCAGGCCGGAGATTTCCGCGGCCGCTATTTCTTCGGCGCTGAAAAAGGCGGCTTCAGAGGGAAAAAAAGCCGGGGTCATCTGTACGGAAGAATCCATAGGGCTTTATGAGTCGCCTGTGAAAAAATGTGTGGGATCCAGGCGGAATCCAGAGACGATCGCACATAATCTCTATGATGTGCTCCGCGCTTTTGACGAAGAACAGGTGGATTGTATATTTTCTGAGAGCTTTGAGGACTATCCTTTAAGCGGAGCGATCATGAACCGTCTGATCAAGGCGGCGGGCCACAGAATAGTGGAATGTCAGGAGTGA
- the atpE gene encoding ATP synthase F0 subunit C — protein MITGQDLIYACSAIGAGLAMIAGIGPGVGQGIAAGHAAAAVGRNPGAKGDITTTMLLGQAVAETTGLYGLVVAFILMFVKPF, from the coding sequence ATGATTACAGGACAGGATTTAATCTATGCGTGCTCAGCAATTGGCGCAGGTCTGGCGATGATCGCCGGCATAGGACCCGGCGTTGGACAGGGGATCGCGGCCGGTCATGCGGCGGCGGCAGTTGGACGCAATCCGGGAGCGAAGGGCGATATTACGACCACCATGCTTCTCGGACAGGCAGTAGCGGAGACTACCGGTCTTTACGGCCTCGTAGTCGCATTCATCCTGATGTTCGTGAAACCTTTCTAA
- the atpB gene encoding F0F1 ATP synthase subunit A, whose protein sequence is MRMILCEADFAIHGLVSYELFGHTFWLTTTHVSMIIVTVVILIFAFAANRCMKKAKEVPTGFQNAVEMIVEMLGKMVSTNMKKPKKFLNYIGTLFLFILICNLSGLLGLRGPTADYGVTLCLGLITFVLIQYNGIKCQRAGHFKALFEPIPLFFPINLIGEIATPISLSLRLFANMLAGTIIMALWYGIIPIVIAKLGIPAFLHAYLDLFSGCIQTYVFCMLTMVYVDDKM, encoded by the coding sequence ATGAGAATGATTCTTTGTGAAGCGGATTTTGCCATCCATGGGCTGGTGAGCTATGAGCTGTTTGGACATACGTTTTGGCTTACGACTACCCATGTGTCCATGATAATCGTGACAGTCGTCATATTGATATTTGCCTTTGCAGCCAACCGCTGTATGAAGAAAGCGAAGGAAGTCCCGACCGGTTTCCAGAACGCGGTGGAAATGATAGTGGAAATGCTGGGAAAAATGGTCAGCACCAATATGAAAAAGCCGAAAAAGTTCCTGAACTATATCGGCACTTTGTTTTTGTTCATATTGATATGCAACCTTTCCGGGCTATTGGGACTCCGGGGGCCGACGGCTGATTACGGAGTGACGCTTTGCCTGGGTCTGATAACATTTGTACTGATCCAGTACAACGGGATCAAATGTCAGAGAGCGGGACATTTCAAGGCGCTGTTTGAGCCGATACCTTTGTTTTTTCCAATCAACCTGATAGGCGAGATCGCAACACCGATATCATTGTCATTGCGTCTGTTTGCCAATATGCTGGCCGGAACCATCATAATGGCGCTGTGGTATGGGATCATACCGATAGTAATCGCAAAGCTGGGGATACCGGCATTTCTGCACGCGTATCTGGATCTGTTTTCCGGATGTATCCAGACCTATGTGTTCTGCATGCTGACCATGGTGTATGTGGACGATAAGATGTGA
- the atpH gene encoding ATP synthase F1 subunit delta: MAKLISKTYGEALFETALDVKNVDGLFAEAEAVREILSDNPKLLKLFNHPNIIKEEKLEVMESVFKGRVSAEMTGFLKVVIEKGRQNELDAILSYFIGEVKEYKKIGIAFVTSAAPLSDEQKEQIEQKLLETTKYEAFEMNFRVDESLIGGLVIRIGDRVVDSSVKSRLYELKKELMKIQLG, translated from the coding sequence ATGGCAAAGCTGATTTCAAAGACATATGGCGAAGCGCTTTTTGAAACAGCCCTGGATGTGAAGAATGTGGACGGACTGTTTGCGGAAGCGGAAGCCGTCCGGGAGATCCTTTCGGATAATCCGAAGCTTCTGAAGCTGTTCAATCATCCGAATATCATCAAGGAAGAGAAGCTTGAGGTGATGGAGTCCGTATTTAAGGGCCGCGTATCGGCGGAGATGACGGGGTTCCTGAAAGTCGTCATCGAAAAAGGGCGCCAGAATGAGCTGGACGCGATTCTTTCTTATTTTATCGGTGAGGTAAAGGAGTATAAAAAGATAGGAATCGCTTTCGTGACCTCGGCAGCGCCGCTTTCCGATGAACAGAAAGAGCAGATTGAACAGAAACTGCTGGAAACCACCAAGTATGAAGCGTTTGAGATGAATTTCCGCGTCGATGAGAGCCTTATCGGGGGTCTTGTCATCCGGATTGGAGACCGCGTGGTGGACAGCAGTGTAAAGAGCAGGCTGTATGAGCTGAAGAAAGAGCTCATGAAGATTCAGCTGGGCTGA
- a CDS encoding deoxycytidylate deaminase: MTEKRKDYISWDEYFMGVAELSAMRSKDPSTQVGACIVSQDNKILSMGYNGFPKGCSDDEFPWGKGCEDPYETKYFYSTHSELNAILNYRGGSLEGSKLYVTLFPCNECAKAIIQCGIKMIIYADDKYGDTPAVRASKRMLLSAGVELVPYKRTGRKLEVIV; this comes from the coding sequence ATGACTGAGAAGCGGAAGGACTACATTTCGTGGGACGAGTATTTTATGGGAGTGGCGGAGCTTTCTGCTATGCGTTCCAAGGATCCCAGCACCCAGGTGGGCGCTTGTATCGTGAGCCAGGACAATAAGATTTTGTCCATGGGATATAACGGATTCCCAAAGGGCTGCTCTGATGATGAATTTCCCTGGGGAAAAGGCTGTGAAGATCCCTATGAGACGAAGTATTTCTACAGTACGCACAGTGAGCTTAACGCCATACTGAACTACCGCGGAGGCAGTCTGGAGGGCAGCAAGCTTTATGTGACATTGTTTCCGTGCAATGAATGTGCGAAAGCGATTATACAATGTGGGATTAAAATGATTATTTATGCGGATGATAAATATGGAGACACTCCGGCGGTGCGTGCGTCCAAGCGGATGCTGCTGTCGGCGGGCGTGGAACTGGTGCCCTATAAACGCACGGGAAGAAAACTGGAAGTTATCGTTTAG
- a CDS encoding glycosyl hydrolase family 18 protein — MTELRRTYNRKPGKSYGGREYRNGRPVCQGTGGGPSGKRKRPKGSPIFYVCLLLALAVLAAGAFVLFRKFGPGTAWADYKTVYGMGADGTAVFHGGIQTQSAALSRNGKLYLPADAAAETDSKWYFSDEGLLLYSLATETVSIQPGSHTYAVGGQTTDMGYEICFTENGKAYVSVDFMAAFTGVQISSFPSDQESGLPARLYLENDWGTHLKAEASGKTAVRVLAGIKSPILTETEKGSTLYIIDTVDDWTRVRTEDGFVGYLKTKYLKNQQEYQLSSSAALPEYTAVKSDKKISMAWHQVFSAGDNAELSEYLEGTEGITVLSPTWFSVADNSGALNSLADASYVSQAHERGMQVWGLVDDFDSNVDVLTLLSSSAARRTMVDQLMNAVSQYGLDGINVDFESIKQDSAPHFLQFIRELSIACRQAGKVLSIDNYVPSGGRSWYNLKEQGQVADYVVIMGYDEHYKGCCSGTNASLSFSEQGIVNTLRSVPADKVINGLPFFMRVWQETPEENAPADAKLYDDGLSVYEGRYARDSKAVGMDEAQRLLSAHGVTPEWKEKLGQYYGQYEEDGSTWRIWLEDARSIGLKMEKVKQYDIAGAAFWKLGLESSDVWPVIGQYLQ, encoded by the coding sequence ATGACAGAATTGCGAAGGACATATAATAGGAAGCCGGGCAAAAGCTACGGAGGCCGGGAGTATAGAAATGGCCGGCCGGTGTGCCAGGGAACGGGCGGGGGTCCATCAGGAAAGAGGAAGAGGCCGAAAGGCTCTCCGATATTTTACGTATGCCTTTTGTTGGCCTTGGCAGTTTTGGCTGCCGGCGCGTTTGTGCTGTTTCGAAAATTCGGGCCGGGTACTGCCTGGGCAGACTATAAGACTGTTTATGGCATGGGTGCAGACGGTACCGCTGTCTTTCACGGCGGGATACAGACACAAAGCGCGGCTTTGTCCCGGAATGGGAAGCTTTACCTTCCGGCAGATGCCGCCGCTGAGACAGACAGCAAATGGTATTTCAGTGATGAGGGACTGCTTCTTTATTCACTGGCGACTGAGACGGTGAGCATCCAGCCGGGGTCCCACACTTATGCAGTGGGAGGACAGACCACCGACATGGGTTATGAAATCTGTTTTACAGAAAATGGAAAGGCATATGTTTCCGTTGACTTTATGGCGGCTTTTACCGGAGTTCAGATTTCCAGCTTTCCATCCGATCAAGAAAGCGGGCTGCCCGCGAGGCTTTATCTGGAGAATGACTGGGGGACTCATTTAAAAGCGGAAGCGTCGGGGAAAACAGCAGTCCGCGTTTTGGCCGGGATTAAGAGCCCAATCCTCACGGAGACGGAGAAGGGAAGTACCCTGTATATCATTGATACCGTGGATGATTGGACCAGGGTTCGGACGGAAGACGGATTTGTGGGATATCTGAAGACAAAGTATCTGAAAAATCAGCAGGAATACCAGCTGTCCTCCAGCGCAGCACTGCCGGAATATACAGCGGTCAAGAGTGATAAGAAGATCAGTATGGCCTGGCATCAGGTGTTCAGCGCCGGAGACAACGCTGAGCTTTCAGAATATCTGGAGGGCACAGAGGGGATCACGGTGCTGTCTCCTACCTGGTTTTCTGTGGCAGATAACAGCGGGGCGCTTAATTCTCTGGCAGACGCCTCCTATGTGAGCCAGGCCCATGAACGGGGCATGCAGGTTTGGGGCCTTGTCGACGATTTTGACAGCAATGTGGATGTGCTGACACTCCTGTCTTCTTCAGCGGCCAGGAGAACAATGGTCGATCAGCTCATGAACGCAGTTTCCCAGTACGGGCTGGACGGGATCAATGTGGATTTTGAGAGCATCAAACAGGACAGCGCCCCTCATTTTCTGCAGTTCATACGAGAGCTTTCCATCGCCTGCAGACAGGCCGGTAAAGTACTCTCCATAGATAACTATGTGCCTTCCGGAGGCCGCAGCTGGTATAACCTGAAGGAGCAGGGACAAGTGGCGGATTATGTAGTCATCATGGGCTATGATGAGCACTATAAAGGCTGCTGCTCCGGGACCAATGCTTCTCTCAGCTTTTCGGAGCAGGGGATTGTCAATACCCTTAGGTCGGTACCGGCGGATAAGGTGATAAACGGACTTCCGTTTTTTATGCGGGTATGGCAGGAGACACCGGAAGAGAATGCGCCCGCGGATGCCAAGCTTTATGATGACGGGCTGTCCGTCTATGAGGGACGGTATGCCAGGGATTCAAAAGCTGTGGGAATGGACGAGGCACAGCGGCTGTTATCCGCCCATGGCGTGACACCGGAATGGAAGGAGAAGCTGGGCCAATATTACGGTCAATATGAGGAGGATGGCTCCACATGGCGCATCTGGCTGGAAGACGCCAGATCCATAGGGCTTAAAATGGAGAAAGTGAAGCAGTATGACATCGCCGGGGCTGCTTTTTGGAAACTGGGGCTGGAGTCCTCAGACGTGTGGCCGGTGATCGGGCAGTACCTTCAGTGA